The window TCATTGCTTCTTCTTCAACAACAAATCTCCTCATTAAAACATCATCAGTCAACGACTTGCCCCGAAAAACTCTTCTCCCTTCCACACTAAGTCTTGCACTAGGAATTCTCTCTTGTGGTGTGGGAATTAATGGCTTTGATCTTGGGTAACTATTGCTTCTTCTTGGTGGAACATCAGCTCTGAAAATCTCAGTGTAGGAAGAGATTGGTGCACAAAGACAAACTCGAGTAAACGATGTAGCAACCTTCAAAGAGGTACATTTTCTTAGCTTGTTTCTATTGGAATTCGCCGCCGGAATTTCTGTGGAATTGGTAATGGTTTTCCATATTGTAGCATTTGTTGAAGGAACTGCCGTGGACTTGGACATGCTTCTCCATAGAGTGGCCATCCCAATTGCTCTTTGATACCAAGGCTTCCTATTACGTACGAAGTGCATGTCATGCTCATGCATAATTTCTGTGTCTTATATGTGTGATGCAAATATGCAATGGCTTTTCTACATTATGCACTCTCTATAAACTATATTTGGGaaacattttttacaacaatAACAAGATCATTCTTTATAttccatattatatatgtataaagtTAACATACCCAATTGGCAAGATTGGTTTGGAAGTCCAAACATACGTTTGACAATTTAGCCTAAAGTTCAAATGTATCATAAACCAAAGAAGTCTCTTCCTTGGCGTTAACAATACTTtgttctaatttcaaattcttcaaaAGAGAAATTTAGACTCAGCCTGGAGTTTTCTTCACGGCCGTGTGGCACCATAGTTGGCTGCCCCAAAACCTTATTATGGTCTACTACATTTTGTTCACATGTTGTTCAAATCAAAGTCTGGATTTTGAATAAGTTTGACCTTGTAAAAGACTCTAgctagttttgaattttttcagaCCTTTTCATCAGGGGTAAGTACACAGGTCGGTTCTTATTCCAAatctgaaaaatagaaaattaaatggCTATAATTTAATTAGTTCTACTATCATAccatttgttgtaatttttgtcAGAACTTGATGAAGTGGTCGACTATGAGTGATGAACAATCATTCGCGTGAaccaaccattttttttcttccataaatCACAATTGATCACCTcataaatataacaaaagttgtgaCTCTAGACTTTCTCTAATTTGATATGTACATGAAACAAGAATTAAAATAAGAGAAGATATGGCCCTTGGTAGCAAAAACTAGCAAAAGGATGCCATGTGACAAGCAAACAACCTAGAAAACGTCATTGAAATCCAATGTGCGGATGGTGATGTCTCGCATTTGTTATTAGATTACTGTGTTTGTCCTACATCTTTTGTCCACCATAGAATCCAATTTTGATATTCtgtgttttaaaataaagttagCAGATTTAAACTTACCCTCTTTGGTGAACCCagaaatgcaaaagaaaaatgagcatTATCTTTTAAGATAAAGTTTGCAATTAATAACTTAACAAAGTCGTGCAAATTGTGACTATTGAGTATTGTCTTTATCTAAGTGAACAATATTTTGGGgcacccaaaatgatattgtataaacaaacaaaatagaaatagaataaaaataaattatccaAAATGACTAGAGCTCAACCCTGGTTGGTTTGGTCTAGCTGACAGACAAGCTTAATgggttagaaaaaaaaaacacaatttaactccttaattattaatttttggtattaataataaattataaattgagaGTTAGTCTTattctttcaaaatttcttcCTTCCCATGAATTGAACAAAGACCTTTCATTATCGTGTGAGAAGATTAACATTTgactacaaaaaaataagttttttatattttggaagtcctaaagttttttttttttttttttttctcttaattggGAGTGTAAAAATTGATGATTACTTTAAGGGAACGACGCAATGCAATTATACACTTGTGAGAATGGAAGCACAAAAAATGGGCTTTTGACTTTAGTAAAGGATATCTCAGTTCAAGCCCAACAAAACATAGAGTTGGACTGGATTTTCCTTTCCCCAGACAATCCTACTctcgttttctttttcttttgtggaaATTTTGTTCGTGGCCCAGTCTTAGACTTCAAACTCTAGTTGCAATTCAAGCCCGACCACTTTGCCAGTTGTATTGAGAATGGGCCCGCAGGCTTCCTAAGTTTAGTAATATGCTCAAGGAAAATTTGTCTTATGAGACGATCTAATAAGGTATCTTTCTCTCACATGTAGATTTTATATGTCATGAAAGAGATGTTTCATGAGATAGTTTCTTTTACGCCGTCCAAACAAACCCGTCCCACCTCTACAAGttttcccattttattttgCCTATtgattcctatatatatatatatatatatattttatctcgATTCCCATTTTCTTCCATTCTCATTCATTTATGTTAGATTATCTCATCAAAATATCTTCATTCTGACCTATCTTAGTCCTACCTGAAAGCAATGGACGGGACAAGTTTCTATGATATGCCCCGTCTAACTATCCTACCCCATTATCACCTCTAAACGTGTTAAAGTCAAGTTTAACAAATTCAGTGTAAATTAGAAATAACCAATTACTGTTCCAAGAGTTGAAGTGGTATGAAATTACGCCTATAAATTCTATCCATTTTCCcttctaaattctaatttagggagaaaaaaaacaaGTCCATGACACGATCTCTTGCGCAATATATAGGACGTCATGTAAGCATCACGCTTAGATATTAGTGTTCTACACAGAAGCCCGCTTCAAATGTCTCAACTTTCAcatattttaacattttaaataatataatgcaACACAAATCAGAGTAgcttataatttattattttaatgctgCACACAtgtatgtaaaaaaataaaagctataTGCATAAATGTATAATCATAAGTAAATGCATCATGCAATAAATTTTGCCAAAATTTTCATGCCTAGCATCAAGTCATTGACACGGGGAATCAATTAACTTATTTATTACccttttggttttttggggTCAGAGAACACATTTGTACCATAATAGTTTAGCTAAAAGTTGTAAACTTTGACACAATACAGCTCTGAGAAATGTCTCAAGGAATCTCAAATTTGAGAACTTTGTAGCAAAAGCAAATTGCAATGCATAGTAAGAAAGGAAAACATGCAAACAATCTAACTAGAATTAATGATCAAGTAAAGCTTTTGATTGTTATGTTGTGAATATCACATTGAACACATAAGGCAAATAttggagagagtgagagaaggcCAAAGACAAAGAGTGTTGTTTTGTTGGCATACCTTGTGTTTGAGTTCTTTGGATCTTGCATGAACCAAGCAAACTGAAGTATGAGTGTGAGAGTGCTGGTGAAGGAGAGCAAAGAAGTTTCATTTGGGTTGAGAATGAATAGCCTTTTTCTTCAGTTTGTGACTCTAAGATGGGGTTGGCAATGtgcttcttttccttttctccaTTCTTTATTGCAACCCACCCTTTCTTTTGCTTTGGCAGGCATGATTCTTATTGATtttcggagagagagagagagagagattgaaattCCAAAGACAAAGTAAACTGTGGCTTTTTAATGCAATTACTAAAGTACCCTCATTCACTTTTAAAAGGGAAAATGCCCTCGTCAAATTCCTTTCTTTTGCTAGGGGGTGGAAAGTATCAAGACAATTATATAATAATGTTTAGTTCCTGATCTTTATGATTGTGGGCAAGTGAGATTTGTTAGTGCATTGATTTGTTTAGGACATGCTTGGCCTGCCTTTCTGAGAGAAAAATCATAGACTATCAAAGTAATCTTTTTAGTTAGGTATATAATTTTCCTAACTGTAAGAAATTTTTCTGATACCTATGCATGTTGGAGCTCATGATTCTGTTAGCCTTTTGATCATTAGTATTCTATATTCTATTCCACAAAATTATGAATGAGAGgcacttgaaagttgaaagggAGTTTTGCAAAGATAAAAATGTCCTTGCATTCGCTTTCTTTCCAAAATTGGaaccaatgaaaaaaattaaaaaaaaaaatgaaagaaagaaaaggacacATACATTATAATCATACACTTGATGATcaagaataaaaatgaaaaactgtCCCATATTTAGAGGAGCTCAAGTCTGTTCTAGCTTGTGATTAGAGGATGGCTTTAAACAGCCAAGAAGAAAGTTATAACTAAGAAACcctataaaaacaataaaaatagtGTCATACTCTTATTATTCTAATTTGTGCTCCATCAGCTTCAATATATCATGTGTgtaaattttttccattttaaactttagtttactttataagggggaaaaaagagaaTGTGGTTAAGCATAAAATAGGACACTCAAAGCATAACAAATGATTGTTATTCTAATAGAACATATTTCAGAGAGAATGAATATTGTACTCCaagttttaatattaaaatacaattagaAATTATTGAGGCATAAAATATTAACCATCTTTTTAAGAAATTGTACAACTTTTGAATATAGGAAAAGGAACCCAATATTATAGTCCtcaaaagaagagcaaaaatGAGCCAAGGTGCGGGCATGTATAAGGTCCAGTCTGGTTCTAAATAATTTGCCAATGGATGGCATCATGATTCAGTCTGTGGGTGGTGTTCTATCCAGAACCCCAAAAGCTGCtgcaaagagaaaaagagacatGATGATTGGGGATGTTGGAATAGAGATTGTGCCTtgcacatttttttaaataaaatttgtttgttaATATGACAAAGCAGTCCTCGGCATATTTTTTATGCTATCAAATCGCTTTCAGTCTCAGGAGAAATTGACAGACAGATATAGAAAttgttactaaaaaaaaaaaaacctttgagaCAAAATGGGATCATTTGTTCTATAAGAAGATGTGAAAATTAAGATGTTGCTGTTAAATATACCAAtgacttagaaaaaaaaaagatgggtcAAGCTCAACCATCTTGATTATGAAATTTGTAGAGTATTCCATTCAAAGTCTCAAAGCCCAAATTTTAGTGCTACTTGAGAAGTCCCACTTTGACCCAATTGCATCTAATTCAAATTTCTCTTCTTCGTTTTTTAATGGTAGAAAAACAGAGAGTACAAAATATCAAAAGCTACAAATTGGGAagagttgaaaattgaaacccatttttcaaaaacaaattgaagaaAGAGAGGAGTGGGTGAAACTCATTAAGTACCTTCAGATAATAAATGACCAACGGCTCATTTTTCAccaatttaattaatgaaaaaaagtaaaagatttttaaaatttgaatcaataataaagAGCTTTTACATAAAAAGAGTAAATTTATTATAGggaattaaaatttgaaaaatgctTTACTGAGTCAAAAGTCATCTTTTGCTTTTTCTACATTGTTGTAGACCATGGAAATCATGTTTTCCACTTTTGCATTAGAATTAAGAGCTCCCCTTCAGAGGAGGAAAGGGACACTGACATGTTGGTGACTAGTAACTTTATAAACTTTCCTGAATTTAATGCCAAGTAAACATGTGAGAATAAGATGTACCTGCACTCATATTTGGTTCCAATAAGTGATATCTAGTTCAAATCCCTAGTAAAGATTATAGTCTCCCAATATTTGGACGAGAAGGTAAGACTAAGCAGTCCACCTCcaacaattttttgttattttagacCCTCCTTCTATGAAGATGTccttgtttttattatataaccTTACTGGTCTCGAATGTAATAGATTATGCATTGAAACTGCCTTCATGACTGTATAATTTATTTGCTGCTGGTTAATATAATATTCcctgttaccaaaaaaaaaggtaaagaagGTAAGACTAGGAGTATAGGACagcaataaatcaataaatttttggctagcaattttaaataagataaaatttcaaaaacaaatttggtAAATAAGAGAAAGCCATAACCAAGCTTATAATTAGACTAATTTAGAAGTCTAACAGtctaaatttaataaattttaaaattaaaagaaaattttgttattttgaccAAATTTGTAATACCAGAACTTTTGTTTGAAAGTCTTTGAATGCAATctaatttactaaaaaataaataaatattgaactCACATGAACGAATTCttacaattttctatttcatcTAAAATCTTTAAGCATCGGTCATGTTCATGTCTAAATAAGATCAAAATTAGTAACTTTGCTCTTTCTTCTAAACAAACACActtaaaatgaaacttttttataagttctagttaattcaattgataaaataacATCAAGTAGATTCAAATCTCGCttgtacaaaaaaataaatttattgctttttttttttaaatctattgCTGTATGATAAACAAAGAAGAATCATCATAAAAAtgcatcataatttttttttaaatagtccTTTTCTCCTTTAATCATTCTTACCTGTGTATTTTTTAACATATCACGTGCGAGTTAGGAATGTTAGGATGCCAATTCAGTTCCAATGAGTTGCCAACACGTGCAAGTCTGACACACACTGTGCAAAGCACCATGATATGATCTTACCTAAATAAACAGCACTGAGCCTGGCATTATGGAAGAAATCCCCAccaatttttatcttttgactTTTTTGGGACCATATGATTGAATTTTATGAATCCACTCCAATTGCCAATCCACATGTTTGAAGAAAtcttaaaatccaaaaaaaaaaaaaaaaactgtttcttTTTCACCTAGATTTCAACTTCCTTTTCTTGGTTTTCAaccttatctattttttttcttaatcatttttaatggtataataatgaaaattggGAATTTAACACATAAAACATGAGCTTTTGGAGATTTGGAATCTTTTTAGTCTTTATTGGGATTTATTGGCAGATTCATTGTGCTTATAATAATGAGAATAATCCTGTAGTTTGTTCTTAAACTCCTAATCCTTAATGAATGCAACATTTAGTTAAATTTGTGATACACCATGAAgaaactttattttggataataCCCTTTTGTCATAAGGCAGATTTTTTACccagatttttttcttttttactttttcagcTAGATTTCAACTTCCTTTTCTTGGTTTTTAAccttatctatttttttctGAATCTTTTTAAGGCATAGATATCTCTTTTAAacataataatgaaaattgGGAATTCAACACATAAAACATAAGCTTTTGGAGATTTGGAACCTTTTTGGTCTTTATTTGGATTTATTGGCAGATTCATTGTGCTTATAATAAGGAGAATAATCCTATAGTTAGTTCTTAAACTCCTAGTCCCTAATGATTACAgcattttataaaatttgtgaTACGGCATGAAgaaactttattttggataataCCCTTTTGTCACCAGGCAGATTTTTtacctaaattttgtgttatgaTATTACTAAGTATGCCCTACTTCTCTCTAAAAAAAGGGGGTATGCCCTACTTAGCCTCAGTCAACAACTCAACACTCACACAAAGGGACCTGCCAACAATTTGTATAAATCAAGTATACATAGCACATtcaaaacatacacaaaaattaaatggagaatactctcaaattttattactttatcACAAAATACAAAGGGCACTAAGACTTGCTTACACAAAACACTCACTTGGGATATGCCTAATTTAAAACCAATCGCGAAGTTTTACAAAACTcgtacaaatacaaaaaatacatTGTTTTCCCTCatattagagcattctcattaagaatgctaaatgctataaatgctaaattttaacatcaagTTTGTAAAAAGCACCAAAAAGCAAGCTACAACAAACatgctaaacttaaaaaaaaaaaaaaaaaaagcaactgagtacccgtttggatacagctgataTTTATCAGCATCTgcatctgtgtttttttttttttttttgagaagagcgTTTCACGTGGGATTTTGTCTatcagtgggtcccgtgcactgtgcACGGGACCCAGTACCTCTTTGATTAGCAAAATTTTCACTGAAATGTGTCTGTTAGTGGgtcccatgcactgttcacgggactcacaaacctcttttttcaataaaatttttattaaaaatgagtctcatgacactattcacacatttaaaaattattttattacagtgttttcagttttcaattttcaacaaaaaaaagcagtatccaaacacaccctaagctACAATGAGCTTTCATATTTGAAAGTTCACTGTAGCtccaattgtaaaaaaaatattattattttaatgcttGTGGTGGAAAAGGTGGTTTGTGTGgttgttttatattattttaaacgaaatggtaaaaaaatagaatcttTGATGTtagatgtattgtaaaatgagttgttaaaattaataaagtgactttttgagatgctaaactctaaaatttttaaaagcttTGATGAGAATACTCTTACACTCTGTTTTTCCTCTTGCACATATTGTTAACACCCCAACAATTTAAGGAACATGAAGGAAATCatattcacaacaaatcataggtgataaattgttattagttctaatttaaatccacaacttaaaaaacttttttccccacccataaaaaccaataacaacccatCATTTAACATCTAATGACAATTACCAATAACTATTCCTAGACTATCTACACAAATTTGAGAACTACCTTTAAGAAACAACTACCTGCTATCTTGGGACCTTTTTTTATGAGTTCaagttaactcaactagtaaagtctttaatgattaaataagagatttggagttcaatCCCCACTTACAttaaaaaccgattggtgtcttggtctgatgataaagagctatcatcaagagcgaACGCCataactctcaaaaaaaaaaaaaaaaaaaaaaggttttttccAACATATAATTGCTTACTAAATGCTCTACCATGATAATGCTACCTGCCTAACACATGTGCACAGCTGATTAACATGTTCCAGCCCACCATAGACCATGAAAACAGATTTGCCAATCCAAGCAGATGCCCAGCAATTCAATCTTGACCCATTACACACCAAGTGGAGGGCTTAGCCGTGCCAATGGCAACCTTTTCAAATCCCGCTACATAGTCCACAAAGCAAATCAtgttcacaacaaatcataggtgataaattgttattggttctaatttaaatccacaacttaaataatttttttctccacacataaaaaccaataacaacccacCATTTAACATCTAATGACAATTACCAATAACTATTCCTAGACTAtttgctcccaaaaaaaaaaaaaaaaaactattcctAGACTATCTACACAAATTTGAGAACTACCTTTAAAAAACAACTACCTGCTATCTTGGGACCTTTTTTTATGGGTTCAagttagctcaactaataaagtCTCTAATGATTAAATAGGAGATATAGGGtttaatccccgcctacactaaaaatcgattggtgttttggtctgatgataaagagttatcatcataAATGAACGccataactattaaaaaaaaaaaaaaaaagggttttttccAACACATAATTGCTTCTAAATGCTCTACCATGATAGTGCTACCTGCCTAACACGTACACAGCTTATACACATGTTCCAGCCCACCATAGACCATGAAAACACATTTGCCAATCCAAGCAGATGCCCAGCAATTCAATCTTGACCCATTACACACCAAGTGGAGGGCTTAGCCGTGCCAATGGCAACCTTTTCAAATCCGGCTACGTAGTCCACAAAGCAACATCACCAACCATTTGTAGTCCAACCATGATTGGTCTAGCAAATCATAGCCTAAACTCATTTTTCCCACATTAACCAACCAGCATGCCCACACTCATGCAACCCAGGTAGGTCCTACCTTAGACACAAGTAGGAGTAGCCACTCACTACTCATCAACTTTCCCAATTTGTTTTATACAGTAAAATTAATAGTAAGTTTAGAGTTCGTTTAGGAAAAGCTTATTTAGTTAAAACTGataactttttgctgaaagtactg of the Quercus robur chromosome 10, dhQueRobu3.1, whole genome shotgun sequence genome contains:
- the LOC126702905 gene encoding uncharacterized protein LOC126702905 isoform X1, whose product is MHEHDMHFVRNRKPWYQRAIGMATLWRSMSKSTAVPSTNATIWKTITNSTEIPAANSNRNKLRKCTSLKVATSFTRVCLCAPISSYTEIFRADVPPRRSNSYPRSKPLIPTPQERIPSARLSVEGRRVFRGKSLTDDVLMRRFVVEEEAMMQIRRRNQMELIRKRSIMRRKNLGPSPLSRMVLAEEEQDNN
- the LOC126702905 gene encoding uncharacterized protein LOC126702905 isoform X2, which encodes MQDPKNSNTRKPWYQRAIGMATLWRSMSKSTAVPSTNATIWKTITNSTEIPAANSNRNKLRKCTSLKVATSFTRVCLCAPISSYTEIFRADVPPRRSNSYPRSKPLIPTPQERIPSARLSVEGRRVFRGKSLTDDVLMRRFVVEEEAMMQIRRRNQMELIRKRSIMRRKNLGPSPLSRMVLAEEEQDNN